From Choloepus didactylus isolate mChoDid1 chromosome 19, mChoDid1.pri, whole genome shotgun sequence, one genomic window encodes:
- the LOC119515467 gene encoding 60S ribosomal protein L23-like, giving the protein MSKRGHGGSSSAKFQISLGLPVGAVINCADNTGAKNLYIISVKGIKGRLNRLPAAGVGDIMMATVKKGKPELRKKVHPAVVIQQRKSYRRKDGVFLYFEDNAGVIVNNKGEMKGSAITGPVAKECADLWPRIASNAGSIT; this is encoded by the coding sequence ATGTCGAAGCGAGGACATGGTGGGTCCTCCAGTGCAAAATTCCAGATTTCCCTGGGTCTTCCTGTGGGAGCCGTGATCAATTGTGCTGACAACACAGGAGCCAAAAATCTGTATATTATCTCTGTAAAGGGGATCAAGGGACGGCTGAATAGACTTCCTGCTGCTGGTGTAGGCGACATAATGATGGCCACAGTCAAGAAGGGCAAACCAGAACTCAGAAAGAAGGTACATCCAGCAGTGGTAATTCAACAACGGAAGTCATACAGGAGAAAAGACGGTGTGTTCCTTTATTTTGAAGATAATGCAGGGGTCATAGTAAACAATAAAGGAGAGATGAAAGGTTCTGCCATCACAGGTCCAGTTGCAAAGGAATGTGCAGACTTGTGGCCCAGGATTGCATCCAATGCTGGTAGCATCACATGA